A single genomic interval of Acidobacteriota bacterium harbors:
- a CDS encoding TraR/DksA family transcriptional regulator: MDKRKLEMYRTRLIERKEQLQAIVSRTEHDGREADGEVVNDVADKASNSYNKEFLFKKSTDDRFIMTLIQEALNRMKDGSYGTCVHCEGEMQSKRLEAVPWARHCIECQEKQEQGLLTG, encoded by the coding sequence ATGGACAAGAGAAAACTAGAGATGTACAGGACGCGTCTGATTGAGCGTAAGGAACAGTTGCAGGCAATCGTCTCGCGCACAGAGCACGATGGGCGCGAGGCCGACGGAGAGGTCGTCAACGACGTTGCCGACAAGGCCTCCAACTCCTACAACAAGGAGTTCCTGTTTAAGAAGAGCACCGACGACCGCTTCATCATGACGCTAATACAGGAAGCTCTGAATCGCATGAAGGACGGCTCCTATGGCACATGCGTCCACTGCGAAGGCGAGATGCAATCGAAGCGCCTGGAGGCTGTACCTTGGGCGAGGCATTGCATCGAGTGCCAGGAAAAGCAGGAGCAGGGCCTGCTGACCGGCTAG
- a CDS encoding sodium:solute symporter, whose product MSWIDWLVLLASLAGIVGYGLYKGRGSNTVQGYLLADKSMPWWAMGLSIMATQASAITFIGTTGQGYSDGMRFVQFYFGLPLAMILIAAFVVPMFHRSGVVTAYEFIENRFDAKTRVAACIIFLIQRGLGAGLALYAPAVVLSVIMGWPERFTVVIMAVIVLAYAVPGGIKAITWTDVQQMLLIFLGVIAAFTTAVVLLPKNVSFGDALYLAGVSGRLNAVDLSFDLNNRYNIWSGLIGGMFLALSYFGCDQSQVQRYLTGKSIRHSRLSLIFNAIAKVPLQFFILLTGAMVFAFYLFEAPPMLFNRVESARLQQAADPVIAQQLSVVEQQYQQSLTERRIVSEALVLQKNAEVTPAMGSSLLTPEDLRRANAAVLESRQKGVELLKQVNGGAEYDDTNYIFLTFVMKYFPIGMIGLVMAAIFAAAMSTISAELNSLATSSTIDLYRRFINRDATDRHYVTVSKLSTVFWGIYAATFAFFGGSLGSLIEAINMVGSLFYGSLLGVFVLAFAFKRATANGAFIGLIVGEIAVLATSKLSTISFLLYNVVGCVVVVAVGLTISSFSKSNRISAT is encoded by the coding sequence ATGAGTTGGATCGACTGGTTGGTTCTGCTGGCTTCCCTGGCGGGCATTGTCGGCTACGGTCTATATAAAGGCCGCGGCAGCAATACCGTGCAGGGGTATCTGCTCGCCGACAAGAGCATGCCTTGGTGGGCCATGGGCCTGTCGATCATGGCCACCCAAGCCTCCGCCATTACCTTTATCGGCACCACTGGCCAGGGCTACTCGGACGGCATGCGCTTCGTGCAATTTTACTTCGGCCTGCCTCTGGCCATGATCCTGATCGCGGCGTTTGTCGTCCCCATGTTCCACCGCTCGGGCGTGGTTACCGCCTACGAGTTCATCGAGAACCGCTTCGACGCCAAGACTCGCGTCGCGGCCTGCATCATCTTCCTCATCCAGCGCGGACTCGGCGCGGGCCTCGCGCTCTACGCTCCCGCCGTGGTGCTGTCGGTGATCATGGGCTGGCCGGAGCGCTTCACGGTGGTCATCATGGCCGTGATCGTGCTCGCATACGCCGTACCTGGCGGCATCAAGGCAATAACCTGGACCGATGTGCAGCAGATGCTGCTGATCTTCCTCGGCGTCATCGCGGCGTTTACCACGGCGGTGGTGCTGCTTCCGAAAAATGTTTCGTTCGGCGATGCGCTGTATCTGGCGGGCGTGTCGGGCCGGCTGAACGCCGTCGATCTTTCCTTTGACCTTAATAATCGCTACAACATCTGGTCCGGCCTGATCGGCGGCATGTTCCTCGCGCTATCCTACTTTGGCTGCGACCAGTCGCAAGTCCAGCGCTATCTGACAGGAAAATCCATTCGGCACAGCCGCCTGAGCCTGATCTTCAACGCCATCGCCAAAGTGCCATTGCAGTTTTTCATCCTGCTCACTGGCGCGATGGTCTTCGCGTTTTATTTGTTTGAAGCGCCGCCCATGCTCTTCAATCGCGTGGAGTCGGCGCGCCTGCAGCAGGCCGCTGATCCGGTGATCGCGCAGCAGTTGAGCGTGGTCGAGCAGCAGTACCAGCAATCGCTCACTGAGCGGCGAATCGTTTCGGAGGCTCTTGTACTACAGAAAAATGCCGAAGTAACTCCGGCGATGGGAAGCAGTCTGCTGACACCCGAAGACCTGCGCCGCGCCAACGCCGCCGTACTGGAGTCGCGCCAGAAGGGCGTCGAGTTGCTCAAGCAGGTCAACGGCGGGGCCGAATACGACGACACCAATTACATCTTCCTGACCTTCGTCATGAAATACTTCCCCATCGGCATGATTGGTCTGGTGATGGCCGCCATCTTCGCCGCGGCCATGTCCACCATCTCGGCGGAGCTGAACTCGCTGGCCACCTCCAGCACCATCGACCTTTATCGGCGCTTCATTAATCGCGACGCGACGGACCGGCACTACGTAACCGTCTCCAAACTCTCGACCGTCTTCTGGGGCATCTACGCCGCTACGTTCGCCTTCTTCGGCGGCAGCCTCGGCTCGCTGATCGAGGCCATCAACATGGTCGGCTCGCTCTTCTACGGATCACTGCTGGGCGTGTTCGTGCTGGCCTTCGCCTTTAAGCGCGCCACCGCCAACGGCGCCTTCATCGGCCTCATCGTCGGCGAGATCGCGGTGTTGGCCACCAGCAAACTGTCCACCATCTCCTTCCTGTTGTACAACGTGGTGGGCTGCGTAGTAGTGGTCGCCGTGGGCCTGACGATCAGCAGCTTCTCCAAATCAAACCGCATTTCCGCCACTTAA
- a CDS encoding XRE family transcriptional regulator has protein sequence MKNDKHYQLVRRKSRGNPAFAKAFTAALQQIDLVLLVREMREEAGLTQSALARIIGSKQSVIARLEDAEYTGHSLAMLEKIAAACDIRLRLHAERKPGFDRVIALV, from the coding sequence ATGAAAAATGACAAACACTATCAATTGGTCAGACGCAAATCGCGCGGCAACCCGGCATTTGCAAAGGCATTCACCGCAGCGTTACAGCAGATTGATCTGGTTTTGCTGGTCCGCGAAATGCGAGAAGAAGCTGGGCTGACTCAGTCCGCGCTTGCCCGAATAATCGGCTCCAAGCAATCCGTGATCGCACGATTGGAAGATGCGGAGTATACCGGACATTCATTGGCTATGTTGGAAAAGATTGCCGCAGCTTGTGACATCCGCTTGCGTCTGCACGCCGAGCGCAAGCCCGGCTTCGACCGCGTTATCGCACTGGTATAG
- a CDS encoding M28 family peptidase produces MASFYSPKTATLAKLALISTLLLAPLSNTAAGPPAGPDAKPVVQADRWLADARHLSSDQMKGRGDGMPELNKAANYIAQEFQKAGLKPLTGGWFQPFHVVVGADLGKQNKLVMTNSKKISYRLRRDYTPLGFSGTANVTAGVVFVGYGIVAPEYQYDDYANLDVHGKAVLVLRHEPQEASDASVFSGRRMTRHAEFLSKAVIARNHGAVALIVVNDPANHAGAGSGDNDKLVPFGESTGPGDAGIPVIQVKQAVAEAWLRAAGKSLRGLQSAIDADLSNHSFVLPDTLRLQVSTEVKKRDAGLKNVVGFLPGNDPKMRDEVIVIGGHYDHLGLGDNGSMAQNLRGQIHYGADDNASGTAGVMELARLFVAEKSNRRSLLFMAYAGEEMGLLGSAHYVANPMLPLDRTVAMLNLDMIGRAKGNKLYMGGVGTSPDFRRIVSEENVNASNSAANGAGPGFDIDYNDSGYDASDHMSFARHNIPVMFFFTGLHSDYHRPSDTWDKLVPEPTARVLNLAAGITRRIDSNDARPVYTAVERPRRGQGQPQGQGDQGAPSSGYGAYFGSVPDFGQSVAGVKFDDVRADSPAAKAGLKAGDVMIKFDGQTVNNLDEFSYLLSGKRPGDTVDVVVQRNGQEVSAKVTLAERP; encoded by the coding sequence ATGGCCTCATTTTATTCTCCTAAAACAGCAACCCTAGCTAAGCTGGCGCTGATCTCCACACTGCTGCTCGCGCCGCTCTCCAACACAGCCGCCGGCCCCCCCGCCGGTCCTGACGCCAAGCCCGTCGTGCAGGCCGACCGCTGGCTGGCCGATGCGCGCCATCTGTCCAGCGATCAGATGAAGGGGCGCGGCGACGGTATGCCGGAACTGAACAAGGCCGCTAATTACATCGCGCAGGAGTTCCAGAAAGCGGGCCTGAAGCCGCTTACCGGCGGCTGGTTCCAGCCCTTCCACGTGGTGGTGGGCGCCGACCTCGGCAAGCAGAACAAACTGGTGATGACCAATAGTAAGAAGATCAGCTATCGCCTGCGCCGCGACTACACACCGCTGGGGTTCTCCGGCACCGCCAACGTGACCGCCGGCGTGGTCTTCGTCGGATATGGAATCGTCGCACCGGAGTATCAGTACGACGATTACGCCAACCTCGATGTGCATGGCAAGGCCGTGCTGGTGCTGCGCCACGAGCCGCAGGAGGCCAGCGACGCAAGTGTTTTCAGTGGCCGCCGCATGACGCGCCACGCCGAATTTTTGAGCAAGGCGGTTATCGCGCGCAATCACGGAGCCGTCGCGCTGATTGTGGTGAATGATCCGGCGAACCACGCCGGCGCGGGCTCCGGAGATAACGACAAGCTGGTGCCCTTCGGCGAAAGCACGGGGCCGGGCGACGCCGGCATTCCCGTCATTCAGGTGAAGCAGGCCGTCGCCGAGGCGTGGCTGCGCGCGGCGGGCAAGTCGCTGCGTGGACTGCAATCGGCCATCGACGCAGACCTCTCCAACCATTCGTTCGTCCTGCCGGATACTCTGCGGCTACAGGTTTCCACCGAGGTGAAGAAGCGCGATGCGGGGCTGAAAAACGTGGTCGGGTTCCTGCCGGGCAATGATCCCAAGATGCGCGACGAGGTAATCGTCATCGGCGGGCACTACGATCATCTCGGCCTGGGCGACAACGGCAGCATGGCGCAGAATCTGCGCGGGCAGATCCATTACGGCGCCGACGACAACGCCTCCGGCACGGCGGGAGTGATGGAGTTGGCGCGGCTGTTCGTGGCTGAGAAATCCAATCGCCGCTCACTGCTGTTCATGGCCTATGCGGGCGAGGAGATGGGTCTGCTGGGCTCGGCGCATTACGTCGCGAATCCCATGCTGCCGCTGGATCGCACCGTGGCCATGTTGAACCTCGACATGATCGGACGCGCCAAAGGGAACAAGCTCTACATGGGCGGCGTGGGCACCTCTCCGGATTTTCGCCGCATCGTGAGCGAGGAGAACGTCAACGCATCCAATTCTGCTGCGAATGGCGCCGGGCCGGGCTTCGATATTGATTACAACGACTCTGGCTACGACGCGAGCGACCACATGTCCTTCGCGCGTCACAATATTCCCGTGATGTTTTTCTTCACCGGCCTGCACTCGGACTATCACCGCCCGTCCGACACCTGGGACAAGCTGGTGCCGGAGCCCACCGCGCGCGTGCTGAATCTGGCGGCAGGCATCACGCGGCGCATTGACTCGAACGACGCGCGCCCCGTCTACACGGCGGTCGAGCGTCCACGGCGCGGCCAGGGACAACCACAGGGGCAAGGAGATCAAGGCGCGCCATCGAGCGGCTACGGAGCCTACTTCGGCTCAGTCCCCGATTTCGGCCAGTCCGTTGCAGGAGTGAAGTTCGACGATGTGCGTGCGGACTCTCCCGCCGCCAAGGCCGGCCTGAAGGCCGGCGACGTAATGATCAAGTTCGACGGCCAGACCGTGAATAACCTCGACGAATTCTCCTACCTGCTTTCGGGCAAGCGCCCCGGCGACACGGTGGACGTGGTGGTCCAGCGCAACGGCCAGGAAGTTTCAGCCAAAGTAACACTCGCCGAACGCCCGTAA
- a CDS encoding cytochrome oxidase subunit III has product METDGVGTSVWDGGVSPFGIPSKKLSVWLFIISDALTFTVLLMAYSYLRVSSKDWPMAFHFYPSIIVSTVMTLFLLTSSITMVFAVSAAQQGRMAASFKWIWATVGGGVAFLVLHANEWHTLIEEGLRTNSNPWGNPLFGATFFTITGLHMLHVTIGVVALIVISLGYKSGKYPADYVEITGLYWHFVDLVWMFVFPLIYLLSVAPSGAAH; this is encoded by the coding sequence ATTGAAACCGATGGCGTGGGAACTTCCGTATGGGATGGCGGCGTCTCGCCGTTCGGAATTCCGTCTAAAAAATTGTCGGTGTGGCTGTTTATCATCTCCGACGCCTTGACGTTTACGGTGCTGCTGATGGCCTACAGCTATCTGCGTGTCTCCAGCAAAGACTGGCCAATGGCGTTCCATTTCTATCCCAGCATCATTGTCTCCACGGTCATGACGCTGTTTTTGCTGACCAGTTCCATCACCATGGTCTTCGCCGTCTCGGCGGCGCAGCAGGGGCGCATGGCCGCTTCCTTCAAATGGATATGGGCCACGGTGGGCGGCGGTGTGGCCTTCCTGGTGCTGCACGCCAATGAGTGGCACACGCTGATCGAGGAAGGATTGCGCACCAACTCCAATCCCTGGGGCAATCCGCTGTTCGGCGCCACGTTCTTCACCATCACCGGCCTGCACATGCTGCACGTAACCATCGGCGTGGTGGCATTGATCGTTATTTCACTCGGCTATAAGTCGGGCAAGTACCCGGCCGACTATGTCGAGATCACCGGCTTGTACTGGCACTTTGTCGATCTGGTGTGGATGTTCGTTTTCCCGTTGATCTATTTGCTCTCGGTCGCGCCCTCCGGCGCGGCACATTAA
- a CDS encoding cytochrome oxidase subunit III: MAELLTERQPAFATGGGGLPPSISDEINDGGTGLPPGTERRVYHTGMWLALIAISMFFIAFTSAYIVRSGLGDDWQALSLPPLLWLNTLVLLASSATLDATRRALLGGQRVACNRWLMATVILGAAFLFGQYRVWQDLAAAGVFLITNPSSSFFYLLTASHALHLLGGLAALGYISIEALRFRLGPAKRTLVEVTAIYWHFMDGLWIYIMLLLWLWR, translated from the coding sequence ATGGCAGAGCTACTCACAGAACGGCAACCGGCATTCGCCACGGGCGGAGGCGGGCTGCCCCCGAGCATCTCTGATGAGATCAACGATGGTGGGACCGGCCTGCCTCCGGGCACCGAGCGGCGCGTCTATCATACCGGCATGTGGCTGGCGCTGATCGCCATCTCCATGTTCTTTATCGCCTTCACCAGCGCCTACATTGTGCGCAGCGGATTGGGCGATGACTGGCAAGCATTGTCGCTGCCTCCGCTGCTCTGGTTGAATACGCTGGTCTTGCTGGCCAGTTCCGCTACGCTGGACGCCACGCGACGCGCACTGCTCGGCGGGCAGCGAGTAGCCTGCAACCGCTGGCTCATGGCCACCGTGATACTCGGCGCCGCATTTCTATTTGGACAGTATCGGGTCTGGCAAGACCTGGCCGCGGCCGGTGTCTTCCTGATTACCAATCCCAGCAGTTCGTTCTTCTATCTGCTGACAGCCTCGCACGCGCTGCACTTGCTGGGCGGGCTGGCCGCGCTTGGATATATTTCGATAGAGGCGCTGCGTTTCCGGCTGGGTCCAGCGAAGCGCACCCTGGTGGAAGTAACCGCCATTTACTGGCACTTCATGGATGGCTTGTGGATCTACATTATGTTGTTGCTCTGGCTGTGGCGATAA